Proteins encoded by one window of Streptomyces sp. NBC_01477:
- a CDS encoding glutamyl-tRNA reductase: MSLLVVGLSHRSAPVSVLERAALTEDARAKLLLDTLAAEPASEAVALSTCNRIELYADVDKFHAGVAELSTLLAQHSGVGLDELTPYLYVHYEDRAVHHLLSVACGLDSMVVGEGQILGQIKDALAVGQELHTAGRLLNDLFQQALRVGKRAHSETGIDRAGQSLVTFGLAQLAPATGPLAGKRALVVGAGSMSSLAAATLARAGVDRLTIANRTTDRAVRLARLLTEQGADARAVTMAELGRALADADIVVSCTGSTGLVLTVEDLRAAGPLAVLDLAMPRDVDPAAHDLDGVHLADIESLAAASADAPMAADVDAVQAIVAEEVAAFGAAQRAARITPTVVALRAMAADVVAGELSRLDGRLPGLDDKERAEITQTVRRVVDKLLHAPTVRVKQLAGEPGGAGYADALRELFDLDPQAVAAVSRAETRPPAVGQNRIEAG, from the coding sequence ATGAGTCTGCTGGTTGTCGGACTGTCGCATCGCAGCGCGCCGGTGAGCGTGCTGGAGCGGGCCGCGCTCACCGAGGACGCGCGGGCCAAGCTGCTCCTGGACACGCTTGCCGCCGAGCCCGCGAGCGAGGCGGTGGCGCTGTCCACCTGCAACCGCATCGAGCTGTACGCCGACGTGGACAAATTCCACGCGGGCGTCGCCGAGCTGTCCACGCTGCTGGCCCAGCACAGCGGTGTCGGCCTCGACGAGCTGACCCCGTACCTGTACGTGCACTACGAGGACCGGGCCGTCCACCACCTGCTGTCGGTGGCCTGCGGGCTGGACTCGATGGTCGTCGGCGAGGGCCAGATCCTCGGCCAGATCAAGGACGCGCTCGCGGTCGGCCAGGAGCTGCACACCGCGGGGCGGCTGCTCAACGACCTCTTCCAGCAGGCCCTGCGGGTCGGCAAGCGCGCCCACTCCGAGACCGGCATCGACCGGGCGGGCCAGTCGCTGGTCACCTTCGGCCTGGCCCAGCTCGCCCCCGCGACCGGCCCCCTCGCGGGCAAGCGGGCGCTGGTGGTGGGCGCCGGCTCCATGTCGTCGCTGGCCGCCGCCACACTGGCCCGCGCCGGGGTCGACCGGCTGACGATCGCCAACCGTACGACCGACCGCGCCGTCCGGCTGGCCCGGCTGCTCACCGAGCAGGGCGCCGACGCCCGCGCGGTGACCATGGCCGAGCTGGGCCGCGCGCTCGCCGACGCCGACATCGTGGTGTCCTGTACCGGCTCCACCGGCCTGGTGCTCACCGTGGAGGACCTGCGGGCGGCCGGTCCGCTGGCCGTACTGGACCTGGCGATGCCGCGGGACGTCGACCCGGCCGCGCACGACCTCGACGGTGTGCACCTGGCCGACATAGAGTCGCTGGCCGCCGCGTCCGCCGACGCCCCGATGGCCGCCGACGTGGACGCCGTCCAGGCGATCGTCGCGGAGGAGGTCGCCGCCTTCGGCGCCGCCCAGCGCGCCGCGCGGATCACCCCGACCGTGGTGGCGCTGCGCGCCATGGCCGCCGATGTCGTTGCGGGTGAACTTTCCCGGCTCGACGGTAGGCTGCCCGGTCTGGACGACAAGGAACGCGCGGAGATCACCCAGACCGTGCGCCGCGTCGTCGACAAGCTCCTGCACGCCCCGACCGTGCGGGTCAAGCAGCTCGCGGGCGAGCCCGGCGGCGCCGGGTACGCCGACGCGCTGCGAGAACTCTTCGACCTCGACCCGCAGGCGGTCGCCGCCGTCAGCCGGGCCGAAACCCGGCCTCCGGCCGTGGGGCAGAACCGAATCGAGGCTGGCTGA
- a CDS encoding redox-sensing transcriptional repressor Rex, which translates to MATGRSHRPATRSRGIPEATVARLPLYLRALTALSERSVPTVSSEELAAAAGVNSAKLRKDFSYLGSYGTRGVGYDVEYLVYQISRELGLTQDWPVVIVGIGNLGAALANYGGFASRGFRVAALLDADASLAGRLVAGLPVRHIDELEAIVADNQVSIGVIATPAGAAQEVTDRLVNAGVTSILNFAPTVLSVPDGVDVRKVDLSIELQILAFHEQRKAGEGRQEPDGDVPAVMPA; encoded by the coding sequence GTGGCAACTGGCCGATCGCACCGACCGGCGACTCGCAGCCGAGGGATTCCCGAGGCCACCGTCGCCAGGCTTCCGCTGTACCTGCGGGCGCTGACCGCTCTGTCCGAGCGCTCCGTGCCCACCGTGTCCTCGGAGGAGCTCGCCGCCGCGGCCGGGGTCAACTCGGCCAAGCTGCGCAAGGACTTCTCCTATCTCGGCTCGTACGGGACCAGGGGCGTCGGCTACGACGTCGAATACCTCGTCTACCAGATCAGCCGTGAGCTGGGCCTCACCCAGGACTGGCCGGTCGTCATCGTCGGTATCGGCAACCTCGGCGCCGCCCTCGCCAATTACGGCGGGTTCGCCTCCCGCGGCTTCCGCGTCGCGGCCCTGCTCGACGCGGACGCGTCGCTGGCCGGGCGGCTGGTCGCGGGACTGCCGGTGCGGCACATCGACGAGCTGGAAGCGATCGTCGCCGACAACCAGGTGTCGATCGGGGTCATCGCGACCCCGGCGGGCGCCGCACAGGAGGTCACCGACCGGCTGGTCAACGCCGGGGTGACCTCGATCCTCAACTTCGCCCCCACCGTGCTGTCGGTGCCGGACGGCGTGGACGTACGCAAGGTCGATCTGTCCATCGAACTGCAGATCCTCGCGTTCCACGAGCAGCGCAAGGCCGGTGAAGGGCGCCAGGAGCCCGACGGGGACGTACCCGCCGTGATGCCCGCATGA
- a CDS encoding 3'-5' exonuclease has product MPSVKGPAESGCGPSVSGAEASGHVPSGEGVAAGGYVVVDVEATGSSSRRHRVIELAVLLLDRDLAPEGEFTTLVDPQGPVGPTHIHGIEPGHIRGAPRFAGIAARLLTLLRGRVLVGHNVGCDRAFLAAEYARVGVRLPAVPEVCTMRMAADRRRDDPVPYGLSLRACVQALGVTGWTPHTALGDARAAAALFSHFVAQSRATAGGAGAADAAGLERRLLQAAGVRWPEAPVPPTATTTLWKHRSNDSSRRSVPNVRNGSA; this is encoded by the coding sequence ATGCCCTCGGTGAAAGGACCCGCGGAAAGCGGCTGCGGGCCCTCGGTGAGCGGCGCCGAGGCAAGCGGCCACGTGCCCTCGGGGGAAGGAGTCGCCGCCGGCGGCTACGTCGTGGTGGACGTCGAGGCGACCGGGTCGTCCTCGCGCCGGCACCGGGTCATCGAGCTGGCGGTCCTGCTGCTGGACCGCGATCTGGCGCCCGAGGGCGAGTTCACGACCCTCGTGGATCCGCAGGGCCCGGTCGGGCCGACCCACATCCACGGCATCGAGCCCGGGCACATCCGCGGCGCCCCGCGCTTCGCGGGCATCGCCGCCCGGCTGCTGACGCTGCTGCGCGGCCGCGTACTGGTCGGGCACAACGTCGGGTGCGACCGGGCGTTCCTGGCCGCCGAATACGCCCGGGTCGGGGTGCGGCTGCCCGCCGTGCCCGAGGTGTGCACGATGCGGATGGCCGCCGACCGCCGCCGCGACGACCCGGTGCCGTACGGACTGTCGCTGCGCGCGTGCGTACAGGCGCTGGGTGTGACCGGCTGGACCCCGCACACCGCGCTCGGCGACGCCCGCGCGGCAGCGGCGCTTTTCAGCCACTTTGTGGCGCAGTCCCGAGCCACCGCCGGTGGCGCGGGCGCCGCGGACGCCGCCGGTCTGGAGCGGCGGTTGTTGCAGGCGGCAGGTGTTCGCTGGCCCGAGGCCCCCGTTCCGCCGACGGCCACCACCACGCTCTGGAAGCACCGCAGCAACGATTCGTCACGGCGAAGCGTGCCCAATGTCCGTAATGGGAGTGCGTGA
- a CDS encoding glutaredoxin family protein, with amino-acid sequence MCGMTSARTVTLIGKPGCHLCDDARAVVEKVAAATGAVLVEQDITQDEELYRRYWEQIPVVLVDGEQHTFWRVDELRLRRALAV; translated from the coding sequence ATGTGCGGTATGACGAGTGCGAGGACCGTGACGCTGATCGGGAAGCCGGGATGTCATCTGTGCGATGACGCTCGCGCTGTGGTGGAGAAGGTCGCCGCCGCGACCGGGGCTGTCCTGGTCGAGCAGGACATCACTCAGGACGAGGAGTTGTACCGGCGGTACTGGGAGCAGATTCCTGTTGTCCTGGTGGACGGGGAGCAGCACACGTTCTGGCGCGTCGACGAGCTTCGCCTGCGGCGAGCTTTGGCTGTCTGA
- a CDS encoding HAD family hydrolase gives MAALRWLTPRRQSATQRSVVAGEAAAAAAEAALATKPRPETAAKETEEPQDPEAESAFPVAGDPRAAAFFDLDNTVMQGAALFHFGRGLYKRHFFDTRDLLRFAWQQAYFRMAGAEDPEHMQDARDSALSIVKGHRVEELMSIGEEIYDEYMAEKIWPGTRALAQAHLDAGQRVWLVTAAPLETATIIARRLGLTGALGTVAESVDGVYTGRLVGEPLHGPAKAEAVRALAAAEDLDLSLCAAYSDSHNDIPILSLVGHPYAINPDARLRKHARAKGWRLRDYRTGRKAARIGIPAAAGMGAVAGGTAAAVAIHRRRK, from the coding sequence ATGGCCGCTCTCAGATGGCTCACCCCCCGCAGGCAGTCCGCCACGCAGCGGAGTGTCGTGGCCGGCGAGGCCGCCGCAGCCGCCGCGGAAGCGGCGCTCGCGACGAAGCCCCGGCCCGAAACCGCCGCGAAGGAAACGGAAGAACCGCAGGACCCGGAAGCGGAGTCCGCCTTCCCGGTGGCGGGCGACCCGCGGGCCGCCGCGTTCTTCGACCTGGACAACACCGTGATGCAGGGCGCCGCGCTGTTCCACTTCGGCCGCGGCCTGTACAAGCGGCATTTCTTCGACACCCGCGACCTGTTGCGCTTCGCCTGGCAGCAGGCGTACTTCCGGATGGCCGGCGCCGAGGACCCCGAGCACATGCAGGACGCCCGCGACAGCGCGCTGTCGATCGTCAAGGGGCACCGCGTCGAGGAACTGATGTCCATCGGCGAGGAGATCTACGACGAGTACATGGCGGAGAAGATCTGGCCCGGTACCCGCGCCCTGGCGCAGGCGCACCTGGACGCGGGCCAGCGGGTGTGGCTGGTCACGGCCGCGCCCCTGGAGACGGCCACGATCATCGCCCGCCGGCTGGGCCTGACCGGCGCGCTCGGCACGGTCGCGGAGTCGGTCGACGGCGTCTACACCGGCCGGCTGGTCGGCGAGCCGCTGCACGGCCCGGCGAAGGCCGAGGCGGTACGCGCGCTGGCGGCGGCGGAGGACCTGGACCTGTCGCTGTGCGCCGCGTACAGCGACTCGCACAACGACATCCCGATACTGTCGCTGGTCGGCCACCCCTACGCGATCAACCCCGACGCCCGGCTGCGCAAGCACGCCCGCGCCAAGGGCTGGCGGCTGCGCGACTACCGCACCGGGCGCAAGGCCGCGCGGATCGGCATTCCGGCCGCCGCGGGCATGGGCGCGGTCGCGGGCGGCACCGCCGCGGCCGTCGCGATCCACCGCCGCCGCAAGTGA
- a CDS encoding ECF subfamily RNA polymerase sigma factor, BldN family: MYPHDGVDTSGLAALRALVLDRLMRTVPAYARPTLATSGPTVPGPAYALAEVSTAAGRRTRNSSGAAGSNGAAPGAQARRPASDTDSGRMMDLVERAQDGETEAFGRLYDHYSDTVYRYIYYRVGSKATAEDLTSETFLRALRRIGTFTWQGRDFGAWLVTIARNLVADHFKSSRFRLEVTTGEMLDANEVERSPEDSVLESLSNEALLTAVRKLNPQQQECVTLRFLQGLSVAETARVMGKNEGAIKTLQYRAVRTLARLLPDDAR; encoded by the coding sequence GTGTACCCACACGACGGGGTTGACACCTCCGGCCTGGCTGCGTTGCGCGCACTGGTGCTCGACCGACTGATGCGCACAGTCCCCGCGTACGCCCGGCCCACCCTCGCCACGTCAGGTCCCACCGTCCCCGGTCCGGCGTACGCGCTGGCCGAAGTCAGCACAGCCGCAGGCAGACGCACCCGCAACAGCTCGGGCGCGGCAGGTTCGAACGGCGCCGCCCCTGGCGCCCAGGCCCGCCGCCCCGCCTCCGACACCGACTCCGGCCGGATGATGGACCTGGTCGAACGCGCCCAGGACGGCGAGACGGAGGCCTTCGGCCGGCTGTACGACCACTACAGCGACACCGTCTACCGCTACATCTACTACCGGGTCGGATCCAAGGCCACGGCCGAGGACCTGACCAGTGAGACGTTCCTGCGCGCCCTGCGCAGAATCGGCACCTTCACCTGGCAGGGCCGCGATTTCGGCGCGTGGCTGGTCACGATCGCCCGGAATCTGGTCGCCGACCACTTCAAGTCGAGCCGTTTCCGGCTGGAAGTGACCACCGGCGAAATGCTCGACGCCAACGAGGTCGAGCGCAGCCCCGAGGACTCCGTCCTGGAGTCGCTGTCCAACGAGGCGCTGCTCACCGCCGTGCGCAAGCTCAACCCGCAGCAGCAGGAATGCGTCACCCTGCGCTTCCTGCAAGGCCTGTCGGTGGCCGAGACCGCCCGTGTGATGGGCAAGAACGAAGGCGCGATCAAGACCCTCCAGTACCGCGCTGTGCGTACGCTGGCCAGACTCCTGCCCGACGACGCGAGGTGA
- a CDS encoding DUF5667 domain-containing protein translates to MIGQATAHRRANAFAQALEDAAVQEDTAEAGRQQGTPGAHGSHAAARHADPEQAALLALASTLAEQPRPALDPERKTVQRAQLIAAMEQALADGSFPVTPRVPEQRKEGQGSHRLRRLTPRSRLSRRLAVGGLTVGVAAGAFGGVAAASTNALPGDTLYGLKRGMEDLKLDMASGDASRGKVYLDMASTRLQEARRLMERGRGGPLDDESVSEVRKALSGMQQEAAEGHRLLSQAYQDDGSIQPIETLNSFTAGHRQGWSDLRGKLPSQLTDVSEQVSSVFDAIDQEVAPLQDLLPKPKKGEHGHDGSGSAGSGPSAGTSSAPSTSSSATPGQGGTGGQSATPSPSGTPGGGLIGGTNPLGPLPALPTPGSPSPSAPSDHSVTLPPLLPGLLPGLGLGTTTDDEG, encoded by the coding sequence GTGATCGGACAGGCAACGGCACACCGCCGGGCGAACGCCTTCGCCCAAGCCCTTGAGGACGCGGCCGTCCAGGAGGACACCGCCGAGGCAGGGCGGCAGCAGGGCACGCCCGGCGCGCACGGCAGCCATGCCGCGGCCCGGCACGCCGACCCCGAGCAGGCCGCGCTGCTGGCGCTCGCCTCGACGCTCGCGGAACAGCCGCGGCCCGCGCTCGACCCCGAGCGCAAGACCGTGCAACGCGCACAGCTGATCGCCGCGATGGAGCAGGCGCTCGCGGACGGCAGCTTCCCGGTCACCCCCCGGGTGCCGGAACAGCGCAAGGAAGGCCAGGGCAGCCATCGGCTGCGCCGGCTCACCCCGCGCAGCCGGCTCTCCCGCCGGCTCGCCGTCGGCGGCCTCACCGTGGGCGTCGCCGCCGGCGCCTTCGGCGGGGTCGCCGCGGCCAGCACCAACGCGCTGCCCGGCGACACCCTCTACGGCCTCAAGCGCGGCATGGAAGACCTCAAGCTCGACATGGCCAGCGGTGACGCCTCCCGGGGCAAGGTCTACCTCGACATGGCCTCCACCCGCCTCCAGGAGGCCCGCCGCCTCATGGAACGCGGCCGTGGCGGGCCGCTCGACGACGAATCCGTCTCCGAGGTGCGCAAGGCCCTGTCCGGCATGCAGCAGGAGGCCGCGGAGGGCCACCGGCTGCTCAGCCAGGCCTATCAGGACGACGGCTCGATCCAGCCGATCGAGACGCTGAACTCCTTCACGGCGGGCCACCGGCAGGGCTGGAGCGATCTGCGGGGCAAGCTGCCCAGCCAGCTCACCGACGTGTCGGAGCAGGTCTCCTCGGTCTTCGACGCCATAGACCAGGAGGTCGCGCCGCTGCAGGACCTGCTGCCGAAGCCGAAGAAGGGCGAGCACGGGCACGACGGCTCCGGTTCCGCGGGCTCCGGCCCGTCCGCCGGTACGTCGTCGGCGCCGTCCACCTCGTCCTCGGCCACGCCCGGGCAGGGCGGCACCGGTGGGCAGAGTGCCACGCCGTCGCCGTCGGGTACGCCGGGCGGCGGGCTGATCGGCGGTACGAATCCGCTCGGGCCGCTTCCCGCGCTGCCCACCCCGGGTTCGCCCAGCCCCTCGGCCCCGTCCGACCACTCCGTCACCCTGCCCCCGCTCCTCCCCGGCCTCCTCCCGGGCCTCGGCCTGGGGACGACCACCGATGATGAGGGCTGA
- a CDS encoding lysophospholipid acyltransferase family protein, producing MADAKVIPFDEDSRGRRGSGRSRAPRGRTPAAGKAADGLQPPLAAVSADGTVPPPPGIPAQADGGRPGPGAASGQEGAAARPGDLGGALAGVADRVLGGDWERKVASGLAFLRRRVTGDYEVDEFGYDAELTDQVLMSLLRPMFGAYFRVEVRGIENIPAEGGALVVSNHSGTLPLDGLMTQVAVHDHHPAGRHLRLLAADLVFMLPLVNELARKLGHTLACAEDAEVLLERGEVVGVMPEGFKGLGKPFSDRYKLQRFGRGGFVATALKTKVPIVPCSVVGAEEIYPMVGNSRTAARLLGLPYFPLTPTFPWLGPAGLVPLPTKWVIQFGEPIATDGYPPEAAEDPMLVFNLTDQVRETIQHTLYELLVQRRSVFF from the coding sequence ATGGCCGATGCCAAGGTGATCCCGTTCGACGAGGACTCGCGCGGCAGGCGCGGCTCCGGGCGCTCCCGGGCGCCGCGCGGCCGTACGCCCGCGGCGGGCAAGGCGGCGGACGGCCTGCAGCCGCCGCTGGCCGCGGTGTCGGCGGACGGGACCGTACCGCCGCCGCCGGGGATCCCCGCGCAGGCCGACGGGGGCCGTCCCGGCCCCGGGGCGGCCTCCGGGCAGGAAGGGGCCGCCGCCCGGCCCGGGGACCTCGGCGGGGCGCTCGCGGGCGTCGCCGACCGCGTCCTGGGCGGCGACTGGGAGCGCAAGGTCGCCTCGGGGCTGGCCTTCCTGCGGCGCCGGGTCACCGGGGACTACGAGGTCGACGAATTCGGCTACGACGCCGAGCTGACCGACCAGGTGCTGATGTCGCTGCTGCGGCCGATGTTCGGGGCGTACTTCCGCGTCGAGGTCCGCGGTATCGAGAACATCCCCGCGGAAGGGGGCGCGCTGGTCGTCTCCAACCACTCCGGCACACTGCCGCTGGACGGTCTGATGACCCAGGTCGCCGTCCACGACCACCACCCCGCCGGGCGCCATCTGCGGCTGCTCGCCGCCGACCTGGTCTTCATGCTCCCGCTGGTCAACGAACTGGCCCGCAAGCTCGGCCACACGCTGGCCTGCGCGGAGGACGCGGAGGTCCTGCTGGAGCGCGGCGAGGTCGTCGGGGTGATGCCCGAGGGCTTCAAGGGCCTCGGGAAGCCCTTCTCCGACCGCTACAAGCTCCAGCGCTTCGGGCGGGGCGGTTTCGTGGCGACGGCGCTCAAGACGAAGGTGCCGATCGTGCCGTGCTCCGTGGTGGGGGCGGAGGAGATCTACCCGATGGTCGGGAACTCCCGCACGGCGGCGCGGCTGCTGGGCCTGCCCTACTTCCCGCTCACCCCGACCTTCCCCTGGCTGGGGCCCGCGGGCCTGGTCCCGCTCCCCACGAAGTGGGTGATCCAGTTCGGCGAGCCCATCGCGACGGACGGCTACCCGCCGGAGGCGGCGGAGGACCCGATGCTGGTCTTCAACCTGACGGACCAGGTCCGGGAGACGATTCAGCACACGCTGTACGAACTCCTGGTCCAACGCCGGTCCGTCTTCTTCTGA
- a CDS encoding NAD-dependent epimerase/dehydratase family protein gives MGKVVLVTGAARQLGGRFVRRIQHDPEVERVVAVDVVPPEHGLGGAEFVRADIRQPMIAKVLAQHSVDTVVHLDVSGTPLGSGGRTQAKETNVIGTMQLLGACQKAPTVRRLVVKSTTSVYGSAPRDPAVFRETTPVKSLPSGGFAKDAVEVEGYVRGFARRRPDVAVAVLRFANILGPNADTPLAEFFALPVLPTVFGYDPRLQFVHEDDVLAVTVLAALEPRRGTLNSGTFNIAGDGVLLLSQTARRLGKPTVPVLLPAVTWIGQVLRTAGVTDFAPEQIRLLTHGRVVDTAQMRDTLGFVPTYTTAETFHDFARGHGPGLLPPARLAAAVDRLAGAVPPAAGGTRTGARR, from the coding sequence GTGGGCAAGGTGGTGCTCGTCACAGGCGCCGCGCGGCAGCTCGGCGGCCGGTTCGTCCGGCGGATCCAGCACGACCCCGAGGTCGAGCGGGTCGTCGCCGTCGACGTGGTGCCGCCGGAGCACGGACTGGGCGGCGCGGAATTCGTCAGGGCCGACATCCGGCAGCCGATGATCGCCAAGGTGCTGGCACAGCACTCGGTCGACACCGTCGTGCACCTGGACGTCAGCGGCACCCCGCTGGGCTCCGGCGGCCGGACGCAGGCCAAGGAGACCAACGTCATCGGCACCATGCAGCTGCTCGGTGCCTGCCAGAAGGCGCCGACCGTACGGCGGCTGGTCGTCAAGTCCACCACCAGCGTCTACGGCTCCGCGCCGCGCGACCCCGCGGTCTTCCGCGAGACGACCCCGGTGAAGTCGCTGCCCAGCGGCGGCTTCGCGAAGGACGCCGTCGAGGTCGAGGGATACGTACGCGGCTTCGCCCGCCGCCGCCCGGACGTCGCGGTCGCGGTGCTGCGCTTCGCGAACATCCTCGGGCCCAACGCGGACACCCCGCTCGCGGAGTTCTTCGCGCTGCCCGTACTGCCGACGGTCTTCGGCTACGACCCGCGGCTGCAGTTCGTGCACGAGGACGACGTCCTGGCCGTCACGGTGCTGGCCGCGCTCGAACCCCGCCGCGGCACCCTCAACAGCGGCACCTTCAACATCGCGGGCGACGGGGTGCTGCTGCTGTCGCAGACCGCCAGGCGGCTCGGCAAGCCCACCGTGCCGGTGCTGCTGCCCGCGGTCACCTGGATCGGCCAGGTGCTGCGGACCGCCGGCGTCACGGACTTCGCGCCCGAGCAGATCCGGCTGCTCACGCACGGCCGGGTGGTGGACACCGCGCAGATGCGTGACACGCTCGGATTCGTACCGACCTACACCACCGCCGAGACCTTCCACGACTTCGCCCGCGGCCACGGCCCCGGGCTGCTGCCCCCGGCCCGGCTGGCCGCGGCGGTCGACCGGCTGGCCGGGGCAGTGCCGCCCGCGGCGGGCGGCACGCGGACGGGGGCGCGGCGGTGA
- a CDS encoding 30S ribosomal protein bS22, translated as MGLVYVRPLRTGRLGRRRSCGLGRPAPSETEARVVVGSVIKKRRKRMAKKKHRKLLKRTRVQRRNKK; from the coding sequence GTGGGCCTCGTTTATGTCCGTCCGCTCCGGACGGGTAGGCTTGGCCGACGTAGGTCGTGTGGGCTCGGACGCCCCGCACCGAGTGAAACCGAAGCGAGGGTAGTCGTGGGCTCTGTCATCAAGAAGCGGCGTAAGCGTATGGCCAAGAAGAAGCACCGCAAGCTGCTGAAGCGGACGCGTGTTCAGCGCCGCAACAAGAAGTAA
- a CDS encoding helix-turn-helix domain-containing protein, whose amino-acid sequence MTATETRPLNEVVFLTVAEVAAVMRVSKMTVYRLVHSGHLPAIRVGRSFRVPEQAVHEYLRESYVGVESA is encoded by the coding sequence ATGACTGCTACAGAAACCCGACCTCTCAACGAGGTCGTTTTCCTCACCGTCGCCGAAGTGGCGGCGGTGATGCGGGTGTCGAAGATGACCGTGTACCGACTGGTGCACAGCGGCCATCTGCCGGCGATTCGCGTGGGCCGTTCGTTCCGGGTTCCGGAGCAGGCCGTCCACGAGTACCTGCGGGAGTCCTACGTGGGGGTGGAATCTGCCTGA
- a CDS encoding phosphatase: MVSVGALRAHLVAAGLAGLTATPREKSLASYRLFAARDPRLTLGLDPEGAWTAPDLLRLMADRCGVSPDPERTTGFDVIDPDCTVAALDAFAERLARAACDRIPVLLGTGHPHRLLGFYASLAAALSAAGCVVLTPAYGRDVDVPTQFGVRRHHLWYVGGVAVVRPVVTEGEEPPVEAGAHTHSPLPVRVALAAAAEQGGKLPGLVVGDHGFVCGAGQLGIEAIGLADSDDPAVFVAEAEGSVAVAVPVDDTVRSDYYRPLTRYVLKQAWLSQ, encoded by the coding sequence GTGGTGAGTGTCGGCGCGCTGCGCGCGCATCTGGTGGCGGCCGGGCTGGCCGGGCTGACCGCGACGCCGCGGGAGAAGAGCCTGGCGAGCTACCGGCTGTTCGCGGCGCGCGATCCGCGGCTGACGCTGGGGCTCGACCCGGAGGGCGCGTGGACGGCCCCGGACCTGCTGCGGCTGATGGCGGACCGGTGCGGGGTGTCCCCCGACCCGGAGCGGACGACGGGCTTCGACGTGATCGACCCGGACTGCACGGTGGCGGCGCTCGACGCGTTCGCTGAGCGGCTCGCGAGGGCCGCGTGTGACCGCATTCCGGTGCTCTTGGGCACAGGACATCCACACCGCCTCCTTGGTTTCTACGCATCTTTGGCCGCGGCTCTCTCGGCGGCGGGATGTGTCGTCCTCACCCCCGCGTATGGGCGTGATGTGGACGTGCCCACGCAGTTCGGCGTACGCCGCCATCATTTGTGGTACGTCGGCGGGGTCGCGGTCGTCCGGCCGGTGGTCACGGAGGGTGAGGAGCCGCCGGTCGAGGCCGGTGCGCACACCCACTCGCCACTGCCGGTCAGGGTGGCTCTCGCGGCGGCTGCCGAACAGGGCGGAAAGCTGCCGGGGCTGGTCGTCGGCGACCACGGATTCGTATGCGGCGCAGGTCAGTTGGGCATCGAGGCGATCGGCCTGGCGGACTCCGACGACCCGGCCGTATTCGTTGCCGAGGCGGAGGGCAGCGTAGCGGTCGCGGTGCCCGTCGACGACACCGTCCGGTCCGATTACTACCGGCCATTGACGCGCTACGTACTCAAACAGGCCTGGCTGTCACAGTAG